Proteins co-encoded in one Oreochromis aureus strain Israel breed Guangdong linkage group 3, ZZ_aureus, whole genome shotgun sequence genomic window:
- the LOC120433228 gene encoding high affinity immunoglobulin gamma Fc receptor I-like, producing the protein MEITTLSIRLFLVFMAVQADCSNFTGAVFPRIVPNRLQFFEYESVSVHCEVDNNITEWKVKWKSHKIKNASYTSTSPCIIYPSFESHSGEYWCETEDGIKSEALNITITAGSVILETPTHPVKEGNEVTLNCKNKTTQSEHITNFYKDGVSLGTWNQSSMNIKNVSKSDEGLYKCSIDGAGESPESWLAVIKQHHHQVRQDTTDLHQAKYDVGRKERKQKYGDNSDLPDDVLYVTIKNHWKKKETKLSRADMNPCCQEETVIYSSVK; encoded by the exons ATGGAGATTACAACTCTCAGCATTCGACTTT TTTTGGTCTTCATGGCTGTTCAAGCTGACTGCAGTAACTTTACTG GTGCAGTTTTTCCTCGCATTGTTCCAAACAGACTTCAGTTCTTTGAATATGAGTCCGTCTCTGTACATTGTGAGGTAGATAACAACATCACTGAATGGAAAGTGAAGTGGAAATCCCATAAAATAAAGAACGCTTCCTACACATCAACATCACCCTGCATAATTTATCCCAGTTTTGAAAGTCACAGTGGAGAATACTGGTGTGAAACTGAAGATGGAATAAAAAGTGAGGCCCTGAACATCACTATTACTG CTGGTTCTGTAATCTTGGAAACCCCGACCCATCCTGTGAAGGAGGGAAATGAGGTGACCCTTAACTGTAAAAACAAGACAACTCAGTCAGAACACATAACTAACTTCTACAAAGATGGTGTCTCTCTCGGGACCTGGAATCAAAGCAGCATGAACATCAAAAATGTCTCCAAGTCTGATGAaggactctacaagtgcagcaTTGATGGAGCAGGAGAATCACCAGAGAGCTGGTTAGCTGTTATaaaacaacatcatcatcaag tgcGACAAGACACCACTGACCTACATCAAGCGAAATATGATGTGGGCAGAAAAGAAAGGAAGcagaaat atGGAGACAATTCGGATCTTCCAGATGATGTCCTGTATGTCACTATTAAAAATCACTGGAAGAAAAAAG agacaaaattGTCCAGAGCAGACATGAATCCATGCTGTCAAGAGGAGACTGTCATCTATTCTTCAGTCAAGTGA